A single window of Nymphaea colorata isolate Beijing-Zhang1983 unplaced genomic scaffold, ASM883128v2 scaffold0350, whole genome shotgun sequence DNA harbors:
- the LOC126409467 gene encoding cytochrome b6, whose protein sequence is KVSNLSFLLHVATRTSIGVFSLEPYETKFSYTVLRGESLRLRFTYLNKVYDWFEERLEIQAIADDITSKYVPPHVNIFHCLGGITLTCFLVQVATGFAMTFYYRPTVTEAFASVQYIMTEANFGWLIRSVHRWSASMMVLMMILHVFRVYLTGGFKKPRELTWVTGVVLAVLTASFGVTGYSLPWDQIGYWAVKIVTGVPEAIPIVGSPLVELLRGSASVGQSTLTRFYSLHTFVLPLLTAVFMLMHFSMIRKQGISGPL, encoded by the coding sequence AAggtttcaaatctttcttttctattgcacGTTGCAACCAGAACCAGTATTGGGGTGTTTTCGCTTGAGCCGTACGAGACGAAATTCTCATATACGGTTCTTAGAGGGGAGTCCCTTCGCCTTCGGTTCACCTATCTCAATAAAGTATATGATTGGTTCGAGGAGCGTCTCGAGATTCAAGCGATTGCAGATGATATAACTAGTAAATATGTTCCTCCTCATGTCAATATATTTCATTGTCTAGGAGGGATCACACTTACTTGCTTTTTAGTACAAGTAGCTACGGGTTTTGCTATGACTTTTTACTATCGCCCGACCGTCACAGAAGCTTTTGCCTCTGTTCAATACATAATGACTGAAGCCAACTTCGGTTGGTTAATCCGATCAGTTCATCGATGGTCAGCAAGTATGATGGTTCTAATGATGATCCTGCACGTATTTCGTGTTTATCTCACAGGTGGTTTTAAGAAACCACGTGAATTGACTTGGGTTACGGGTGTAGTTCTGGCTGTGTTGACTGCATCCTTTGGGGTAACTGGTTATTCTTTACCTTGGGACCAAATTGGGTATTGGGCAGTCAAAATTGTAACTGGTGTACCTGAGGCTATCCCTATAGTGGGATCGCCCTTGGTAGAGTTATTACGCGGAAGTGCTAGCGTGGGTCAATCCACTTTGACCCGCTTTTATAGTTTACACACTTTTGTATTACCTCTTCTTACCGCCGTATTTATGTTAATGCACTTTTCAATGATACGTAAGCAAGGTATTTCAGGTCCTTTATAG
- the LOC126409466 gene encoding cytochrome b6-f complex subunit 4, producing the protein MSGSFGGWIHKNSPIPITKKPDLNDPVLRAKLAKGMGHNYYGEPAWPNDLLYIFPVVILGTIACNVGLAVLEPSMIGEPADPFATPLEILPEWYFFPVFQILRTVPNKLLGVLLMVSVPAGLLTVPFLENVNKFQNPFRRPVATTVFLIGTAVALWLGIGATLPIDKSLTLGLFQIKIDLEILR; encoded by the coding sequence ATGTCCGGTTCTTTCGGGGGATGGATCCATAAGAATTCACCTATCCCAATAACAAAGAAACCCGACTTGAATGATCCTGTATTAAGAGCAAAATTGGCTAAGGGGATGGGACATAATTATTATGGGGAACCGGCATGGCCTaatgatcttttatatatttttcccgTAGTAATTCTAGGTACTATTGCATGTAACGTAGGTCTAGCGGTTCTAGAGCCATCAATGATTGGTGAACCGGCAGATCCATTTGCAACTCCTTTGGAAATATTACCCGAATGGTACTTCTTTCCCGTATTTCAAATACTCCGTACAGTACCCAATAAGTTATTGGGTGTTCTTTTAATGGTTTCGGTACCAGCGGGATTATTGACAGTACCCTTTTTGGAAAATGTTAATAAATTCCAAAATCCATTCCGTCGCCCAGTAGCTACAACAGTCTTTTTGATTGGTACGGCAGTAGCCCTTTGGTTAGGTATTGGAGCAACATTACCTATTGATAAGTCTCTAACTTTAggtctttttcaaattaaaatagatCTTGAAATACTAAGGTAA
- the LOC126409465 gene encoding DNA-directed RNA polymerase subunit alpha-like translates to MVREEVPVSTRTLQWKCVESRADSKRLYYGRFVLSPLMKGQADTIGIAMRRALLGELEGTCITRAKSDKVPHEYSTIVGIEESVHEILMNLKKIVFRSDLYGTLDASIYVRGPRHVTAQDIISPPSVEIVDTTQHIAVLTEPVDLCIELKIERGRGYCTRTPNNYQDGSYPIDAVSMPVRNANHSIHSYGNGNEKQEILFLEIWTNGSLTPKEALYEASRNLIDLFIPFLHAEEQDINRNMEDNQKRASVPFFTFDDGLDNMKREIILKRIFIDQLELPPRTYNCLKRSNIHTLLDLLSKSQEDLMRIEHFRVEDVKQIFDILQKGFTIDLLKNSTQFESR, encoded by the coding sequence ATGGTTCGGGAGGAAGTACCAGTATCCACTCGGACGCTACAGTGGAAGTGTGTTGAATCAAGAGCAGACAGCAAACGCCTTTATTATGGTCGTTTCGTTTTATCCCCACTTATGAAGGGTCAAGCCGATACAATCGGTATCGCGATGCGAAGGGCTTTACTTGGAGAACTAGAAGGAACATGTATTACGCGCGCAAAATCTGATAAGGTACCACATGAATATTCTACGATAGTAGGTATTGAAGAATCAGTCCAtgaaattttaatgaatttgaaaaaaattgtatttagaaGTGATCTGTACGGAACTCTCGACGCATCTATCTATGTCAGGGGCCCTAGACACGTAACTGCTCAAGATATCATCTCACCACCTTCTGTAGAAATAGTTGATACTACACAGCATATAGCTGTCCTAACGGAACCGGTTGATTTGTGcattgaattaaaaattgagaGGGGTCGTGGATATTGTACGAGAACCCCAAATAACTATCAAGACGGAAGCTATCCTATAGATGCTGTATCCATGCCTGTTCGAAATGCGAATCATAGTATTCATTCTTATGGGAATGGGAATGAGAAACAAGAgatactttttcttgaaatatggACGAATGGAAGTTTAACTCCTAAGGAAGCGCTTTATGAAGCTTCTCGTAATTTGATCgatttatttattccttttttacaTGCGGAGGAACAGGACATAAATAGAAATATGGAGGACAATCAAAAAAGGGCTAGTGTGCCCTTTTTTACCTTTGATGATGGATTGGAtaatatgaaaagagaaatcatattgAAACGTATTTTTATTGATCAATTAGAATTGCCTCCTAGGACTTATAACTGTCTCAAAAGGTCTAATATACATACATTGCTGGACCTTTTGagtaaaagtcaagaagatCTTATGAGAATTGAGCATTTTCGCGTAGAAGACGTAAAACAAATATTCGACATTCTACAGAAGGGTTTCACAATCGACTTGCTTAAAAATTCAACTCAGTTTGAATCccgttga